A genomic region of Rhizobium sp. NXC24 contains the following coding sequences:
- a CDS encoding extracellular solute-binding protein, whose amino-acid sequence MMVTLKGMTWSHPRGYDPMVACSAIWKEKTGVEVVWEKRSLQDFETFPVEELAAAYDLIVIDHPHVGQITRENCLLPLDDADHAGELVAIAAGTVGRSYPSYNWQGRQWGFPIDAATQVQAYRPDRLSGPITDLAEIVSLAARGRAILPMRPPHSLMTFFTLAAHLGTPCSVEGPELIATADGEAVLDWMARLVGGMDAKCDDMDPIAVFELMGELDCPYDVVPFAYGYVSYSFAGFRPARLAFADMPVIDGRAPKGSALGGTGIAVSARTQVPEEAKAFARWIASGPVQAGAYASGNGQPGHADAWGSDSVNGPALDFYRNTRATLEGAYVRPRHDGYMAFQSEASNIITNGLRTAARHTVLIDKLNQLFAQSFES is encoded by the coding sequence ATGATGGTGACACTCAAGGGAATGACCTGGTCGCATCCGCGCGGCTACGATCCGATGGTGGCATGCTCGGCCATCTGGAAGGAAAAGACCGGCGTCGAGGTCGTATGGGAGAAGCGCTCGCTGCAGGATTTCGAGACCTTTCCAGTGGAGGAGCTTGCGGCCGCCTATGATCTGATCGTCATCGACCATCCGCATGTCGGCCAGATCACGCGGGAGAATTGCCTGCTGCCGCTCGACGATGCGGACCATGCCGGTGAACTTGTCGCAATCGCCGCCGGCACGGTCGGGCGCTCCTATCCGAGCTACAATTGGCAGGGCCGGCAGTGGGGATTCCCGATCGATGCGGCGACACAGGTTCAGGCCTACCGGCCGGATCGGTTGAGTGGGCCGATCACCGATCTTGCCGAGATCGTATCGCTCGCGGCCAGGGGCAGGGCGATCCTGCCGATGCGGCCGCCGCATTCGCTGATGACCTTCTTCACGCTTGCGGCACATCTCGGCACGCCCTGCAGCGTCGAAGGACCGGAGTTGATCGCCACGGCGGATGGAGAAGCTGTGCTCGACTGGATGGCACGGCTCGTCGGCGGCATGGATGCCAAATGTGACGACATGGACCCGATAGCTGTCTTCGAGCTGATGGGTGAGCTGGATTGCCCCTATGACGTCGTCCCCTTCGCCTATGGCTATGTCAGCTATTCCTTTGCCGGATTCCGACCGGCGCGCTTAGCCTTTGCCGACATGCCCGTGATCGATGGCCGCGCGCCCAAAGGCTCAGCGCTCGGCGGCACGGGTATTGCCGTTTCGGCCCGGACGCAGGTGCCGGAGGAGGCCAAGGCCTTTGCACGCTGGATTGCCAGCGGGCCGGTGCAGGCGGGCGCCTACGCCAGTGGCAATGGCCAGCCCGGCCATGCCGACGCCTGGGGCAGCGATAGCGTTAACGGGCCGGCGCTCGATTTTTACCGCAATACGCGCGCGACGTTGGAGGGCGCCTATGTCCGGCCGCGTCATGACGGCTACATGGCTTTCCAGAGCGAGGCTTCCAACATTATTACCAATGGACTGCGCACCGCCGCGCGGCATACAGTCCTCATCGACAAGCTCAACCAGCTCTTCGCGCAATCGTTCGAAAGCTAG
- a CDS encoding Gfo/Idh/MocA family oxidoreductase: protein MTFDPKSLRQWWPKPSNPRPIVIFGAGSIVGDAHLPAYNKAGFPVAGLYDPNAEKAAELAAQWGICAFASEAEAFAVEGAIFDLATPPAAHTAILAKLPRGSFALIQKPMGTDLAAATEILRVCRERDIKAAVNFQLRFAPMMLALYDAVDKGYLGEVVDFDAWLALATPWGLWPFLKGLPRIEIAMHSIHYLDFIRGLLGNPKGVHAKTIGHPNHEVAQTRTAAILDYGDKVRCVLSVNHDHEFGRKFQACEFRISGTKGAAYIKLGVNLDYPRGEPDELWIRPAGGSEWVEVKLEGAWFPDAFVNRMANLQRFASGEDQTLVGSVEDGWQTMALVEAAYQSSAEPATPIAGLPKV, encoded by the coding sequence ATGACCTTCGATCCCAAATCTCTCCGCCAATGGTGGCCGAAGCCGTCGAATCCCCGCCCGATCGTCATTTTTGGTGCCGGCAGCATCGTCGGCGACGCGCATCTGCCGGCCTACAACAAGGCGGGCTTCCCGGTCGCCGGTCTCTATGATCCGAATGCCGAGAAGGCAGCGGAGTTGGCGGCCCAATGGGGCATTTGCGCCTTTGCATCCGAGGCGGAGGCGTTTGCCGTCGAAGGTGCGATCTTCGATCTGGCAACGCCGCCGGCCGCCCATACCGCTATCCTTGCCAAGCTGCCGCGCGGCTCTTTTGCGCTGATCCAGAAGCCGATGGGCACCGATCTGGCTGCGGCGACGGAAATTCTCCGGGTATGCCGCGAGCGCGACATCAAGGCGGCTGTCAATTTCCAGCTTCGGTTCGCACCGATGATGCTGGCGCTCTATGATGCCGTCGATAAAGGCTATCTCGGCGAGGTCGTCGATTTCGACGCCTGGCTGGCGCTTGCAACGCCGTGGGGGCTCTGGCCTTTCCTGAAAGGCCTACCGCGGATCGAGATTGCCATGCACTCGATCCACTATCTCGATTTCATTCGCGGCCTGCTCGGCAATCCCAAGGGGGTGCATGCCAAGACGATCGGCCATCCGAACCATGAGGTGGCGCAGACGCGCACGGCCGCGATCCTCGACTATGGCGACAAGGTGCGCTGTGTGCTCTCGGTCAATCACGACCATGAATTCGGCCGCAAATTCCAGGCCTGCGAGTTCCGCATCTCCGGCACCAAGGGTGCGGCCTATATCAAACTCGGGGTCAATCTCGACTATCCGCGCGGCGAGCCGGACGAGCTGTGGATTCGCCCGGCCGGCGGCAGCGAGTGGGTCGAGGTGAAGCTTGAAGGCGCCTGGTTCCCGGATGCCTTCGTCAACCGTATGGCCAATCTGCAGCGTTTCGCCTCGGGCGAGGACCAGACATTGGTCGGCTCCGTCGAGGATGGCTGGCAGACCATGGCGCTGGTTGAGGCCGCCTATCAATCGAGCGCTGAGCCGGCAACGCCGATTGCCGGACTTCCAAAGGTGTAA
- a CDS encoding DUF1345 domain-containing protein, giving the protein MRMGGEQHRSGTAVLLHKHQVILVSVAAGIVCFLLLTSRAFNPSNLLVAWDATAIIYIVFSLYRMLTSDVHRIRKRSADLDFSDAVLLFLSIAAAVASVGGIALELLGVKEAPPQVALFRALMAIVTILISWVFLHMLFTVHYAHRFYRGSGRGQGLKFAEPVEEPIYWDFLYFSFTIGVAAQTADIGVSSVSMRKLVLLHAILSFLFNTTILALAINVGASLV; this is encoded by the coding sequence ATGCGAATGGGCGGAGAGCAGCATCGTTCCGGGACCGCCGTGCTGTTGCACAAGCATCAGGTGATTCTGGTCAGCGTTGCGGCCGGCATCGTGTGCTTCCTGCTTCTGACCTCGCGTGCGTTCAATCCGAGCAACTTGCTTGTTGCCTGGGATGCCACCGCCATCATCTATATCGTATTCAGCCTGTACCGGATGCTAACATCCGATGTGCATCGCATCCGCAAGCGTTCGGCCGATCTCGATTTTTCGGATGCCGTTCTGCTGTTCCTGTCCATCGCGGCCGCAGTCGCCAGTGTTGGCGGCATCGCTCTGGAACTGCTCGGCGTCAAGGAGGCGCCGCCGCAGGTAGCGCTTTTCCGTGCATTGATGGCGATCGTAACGATCCTGATTTCCTGGGTGTTTCTGCACATGCTTTTTACGGTCCACTATGCGCACCGCTTCTATCGCGGTTCGGGTAGGGGGCAGGGGTTGAAGTTCGCCGAGCCGGTAGAGGAGCCCATCTATTGGGACTTCCTCTATTTCTCCTTCACCATCGGCGTCGCCGCCCAGACAGCCGATATCGGCGTATCTTCCGTCAGCATGCGCAAGCTGGTACTGCTGCACGCCATCCTGTCTTTCCTGTTCAACACGACGATCCTGGCGCTTGCGATCAATGTCGGGGCGAGCCTGGTGTAG
- a CDS encoding L-rhamnose mutarotase: MQRMGMVIGLEPSKIEEYKRLHAAVWPEILALISECNITNYSIFLKEPENLLFGYWEYVGTDFEADMAKMAASPKNQEWWSVCMPCQKPLETRKEGEWWAMMEEVFHHD; encoded by the coding sequence ATGCAGCGGATGGGGATGGTGATCGGCCTGGAGCCGTCGAAGATCGAGGAATACAAGCGCCTGCATGCGGCCGTCTGGCCCGAGATCCTGGCGCTGATCTCCGAGTGCAACATCACCAACTATTCGATCTTCCTGAAGGAGCCGGAAAATCTGCTTTTCGGCTATTGGGAATATGTCGGCACGGATTTCGAGGCTGACATGGCCAAGATGGCCGCAAGCCCGAAAAACCAGGAATGGTGGTCCGTCTGCATGCCCTGTCAGAAGCCGCTCGAGACCCGCAAGGAAGGCGAGTGGTGGGCCATGATGGAAGAGGTGTTTCATCATGACTGA
- a CDS encoding mandelate racemase/muconate lactonizing enzyme family protein: MARIEKIELRMVDLPPKVKRTDAIQSFVSQETPIVTITDSDGAVGTGYSYTIGTGGSSVMRLLSDHLVPLLIGEDADCIEAIWHKMEFATHATTIGAITALALAAIDTALWDLRAKKQKLPLWKLAGGAKDRCPLYTTEGGWLHIEKEALVEDALQAKAKGFSGSKVKIGKPHGSEDYDRLSAMRLALGMGFEIMTDCNQGFTVDEVIRRAARLRELDLAWIEEPLPSDDLDGHIRLTRSTPTPIAVGESMYSIRHFREYMQKGACSIVQVDVARIGGITPWLKVAHAAEAFDIPVCPHFLMELHVSLVCAVPNGKYVEYIPQLDDLTTKGMEIIDGRAIAPSEPGIGIAWDWEAVKARSIGEFTREIHG; encoded by the coding sequence ATGGCCCGCATCGAGAAAATTGAGCTGCGCATGGTCGACCTGCCGCCGAAGGTGAAGCGGACGGATGCGATCCAGAGCTTTGTCAGCCAGGAGACGCCGATCGTCACCATCACCGATTCCGACGGCGCCGTCGGTACCGGCTACAGTTACACGATCGGCACCGGCGGCTCCTCCGTCATGCGGCTGCTGTCGGACCATCTCGTGCCGCTGCTGATCGGCGAGGATGCCGATTGCATCGAGGCGATCTGGCACAAAATGGAATTCGCGACCCATGCGACGACCATCGGCGCCATTACCGCGCTGGCGCTCGCCGCCATCGACACGGCGCTTTGGGATCTGCGCGCCAAGAAGCAGAAGCTGCCGCTCTGGAAGCTTGCCGGCGGCGCCAAGGATCGTTGCCCGCTCTACACGACCGAGGGAGGCTGGCTGCACATCGAGAAGGAGGCTTTGGTCGAGGATGCCTTGCAGGCGAAGGCCAAGGGTTTCTCCGGCTCGAAGGTGAAGATCGGCAAGCCGCATGGCTCGGAAGATTACGACCGGCTTTCCGCCATGCGTCTGGCGCTTGGGATGGGTTTCGAGATCATGACCGACTGTAATCAGGGCTTTACGGTCGATGAGGTCATCCGCCGTGCTGCAAGGTTGAGAGAACTCGATCTCGCTTGGATCGAGGAGCCGCTGCCATCAGACGATCTCGATGGCCATATTCGCCTGACGCGCTCGACGCCGACGCCGATTGCGGTCGGCGAATCCATGTATTCGATCCGGCATTTCCGCGAATATATGCAGAAGGGCGCCTGCTCGATCGTCCAGGTCGACGTTGCCCGTATCGGCGGCATCACGCCTTGGCTGAAGGTGGCACATGCGGCGGAAGCCTTCGATATTCCGGTCTGCCCGCATTTCCTGATGGAGCTGCATGTCAGCCTCGTCTGCGCCGTGCCGAACGGGAAATATGTCGAATATATCCCGCAGCTCGACGACCTCACCACCAAGGGCATGGAGATCATCGACGGCAGGGCAATCGCACCCTCCGAGCCCGGTATCGGTATCGCCTGGGATTGGGAAGCGGTGAAGGCACGCTCGATCGGCGAATTCACACGGGAAATCCACGGCTGA
- the ugpC gene encoding sn-glycerol-3-phosphate ABC transporter ATP-binding protein UgpC yields MAQVTLKKLVKRYGALEIVHGIDLDIRDKEFIALVGPSGCGKSTTLRMIAGLEDVSEGAIMIGDIIVNDLPPRDRNISMVFQSYALYPHMTVRENMGFSLKIAKQPQAEIDQRVNEAAAILSLEALMDRRPAQLSGGQRQRVAMGRAIVRQPEVFLFDEPLSNLDAKLRTQMRTEIKKLHAKVQSTVIYVTHDQVEAMTLADRIVIMRDGYIEQVGTPDEVFKRPATRFVAGFIGSPPMNIEEATVSAGALVFKNGDKLPLPGQFADRVRDGEKVAFGLRPDDIFPSGHGLHSGAEAAVHEVTLPVAITEPLGNETLVFVEFAGREWVSRMLNPRGLKSGEQLKMSFDLSQAHLFSTETGKSLAI; encoded by the coding sequence ATGGCTCAGGTTACGCTCAAAAAACTCGTCAAGCGCTATGGCGCCCTGGAAATCGTGCACGGGATTGACCTTGATATCAGGGACAAGGAATTCATCGCCCTTGTCGGGCCTTCCGGCTGCGGCAAGTCGACGACGCTGCGCATGATCGCGGGCCTCGAGGACGTCTCCGAGGGCGCCATCATGATCGGCGATATCATCGTCAACGACCTGCCACCGCGAGATCGCAACATCTCCATGGTGTTCCAGTCCTACGCGCTCTATCCGCACATGACCGTGCGCGAGAATATGGGCTTCTCGCTGAAGATCGCCAAGCAGCCGCAGGCGGAAATCGACCAGCGCGTCAACGAGGCGGCCGCGATCCTTAGCCTGGAAGCGTTGATGGACCGTCGCCCGGCACAGCTTTCCGGCGGCCAGCGCCAGCGCGTTGCCATGGGCCGCGCCATCGTCCGCCAGCCGGAAGTCTTCCTCTTCGACGAGCCGCTGTCGAACCTCGACGCCAAGCTGCGTACGCAGATGCGCACCGAGATCAAGAAGCTGCATGCCAAGGTGCAGTCGACGGTGATCTACGTCACCCATGACCAGGTGGAAGCGATGACGCTTGCCGACCGCATCGTCATCATGCGCGATGGCTACATCGAGCAGGTCGGCACGCCGGATGAAGTGTTCAAGCGGCCGGCCACGCGCTTCGTCGCCGGCTTCATCGGCTCGCCGCCGATGAATATCGAGGAGGCAACGGTTTCGGCCGGCGCGCTGGTGTTCAAGAATGGCGACAAGCTGCCGCTGCCGGGGCAATTTGCGGATCGGGTCAGAGATGGCGAAAAGGTTGCCTTCGGCCTACGCCCGGACGATATTTTCCCGAGCGGCCATGGCCTTCATTCCGGCGCCGAGGCCGCGGTGCATGAGGTGACGTTGCCCGTCGCCATCACCGAGCCTCTCGGCAATGAAACCCTGGTCTTCGTCGAATTCGCCGGTCGCGAATGGGTGTCGCGTATGCTCAATCCGCGCGGATTAAAGAGCGGCGAACAATTGAAAATGAGCTTCGACCTCAGCCAGGCGCATCTCTTTTCCACCGAGACCGGCAAGAGCCTGGCGATCTGA
- a CDS encoding sugar ABC transporter permease: protein MYKKISPPVLLLLPAIIVLVAVVLFPLLLSFYSSFTPFRLTRPATLFTFIGLRNYTRILTDPVFLAAFVRTVVLLTIALNLEMLLGLCLALLVNKATYGKRVLRTLMMFPMMFSPVLVGFQFKFMFNDNVGIINNALQSLGITNSAIPWLIDGNLALLSIVIAEIWSSTSVFAILILAGLLAMPQEPVEAAKVDGCTSWQTFRYVTWPFLMPFAFIAMTIRSLDVARAYDIVKIMTDGGPARRTELIWTLVGRTAYADAQMGLANAMAYVSIILSIAFTVYFFRKLALARTQIGAEW, encoded by the coding sequence ATGTATAAGAAAATATCTCCACCGGTCCTGCTGCTTCTTCCGGCGATCATCGTGCTTGTGGCGGTGGTGCTGTTTCCGTTGCTTCTGTCCTTCTATTCCAGCTTCACGCCGTTCCGCCTGACGCGCCCGGCGACGCTCTTCACCTTCATCGGCTTGCGGAATTATACCCGCATTCTCACCGATCCGGTTTTCCTGGCGGCCTTCGTGCGCACCGTGGTGCTGCTGACCATCGCGCTCAATCTGGAAATGCTGCTCGGCCTCTGCCTGGCGCTTCTGGTCAACAAGGCAACTTACGGCAAGCGTGTGCTGCGCACGCTGATGATGTTTCCGATGATGTTTTCGCCGGTGCTCGTCGGCTTCCAGTTCAAATTCATGTTCAACGACAATGTCGGCATCATCAACAATGCCCTGCAATCCCTGGGCATAACCAATAGTGCCATCCCCTGGCTGATCGACGGCAATCTGGCGCTGCTGTCGATCGTCATCGCCGAAATCTGGTCGTCGACGTCGGTTTTCGCCATCCTCATCCTCGCTGGCCTGCTCGCCATGCCGCAGGAGCCGGTGGAGGCCGCGAAAGTGGACGGCTGCACGAGCTGGCAGACCTTTCGTTACGTCACCTGGCCGTTCCTGATGCCGTTCGCCTTTATCGCCATGACGATCCGCTCGCTCGACGTTGCCCGCGCCTACGACATCGTCAAGATCATGACGGATGGCGGCCCGGCGCGCCGCACCGAGCTGATCTGGACGCTGGTCGGGCGCACGGCCTATGCCGATGCGCAGATGGGGCTCGCCAACGCCATGGCCTATGTCTCGATCATCCTGTCGATCGCCTTCACAGTCTATTTCTTCCGTAAGCTGGCGCTTGCCCGCACCCAGATCGGAGCGGAGTGGTAA
- a CDS encoding SDR family oxidoreductase, whose product MGHGLEGKKVVITAAGQGIGRATAERFISLGAHVYATDINEQTLSTLEGASKHVLNVLDSAAVKAYADELGPIDVLFNCAGFVHAGTILDCEEKDWDFSFNLNAKAMYTTCRTFLPGMLEKGKGSIVNMSSVASSVKGVPNRFAYCASKAAVIGLTKSIAADFVAKGIRVNAICPGTVDSPSLHERLRATGDYEKAMKDFIARQPMGRIATAEEIAALVTYLAGDEAGFTTGQIHVIDGGWTA is encoded by the coding sequence ATGGGTCACGGATTGGAAGGCAAGAAGGTCGTCATCACGGCGGCGGGACAGGGGATTGGCCGCGCGACGGCTGAGCGCTTCATCTCGCTCGGGGCGCATGTATATGCCACCGACATCAACGAGCAGACGCTTTCGACGCTGGAAGGCGCCAGCAAGCATGTGCTGAACGTGCTCGACAGCGCCGCGGTCAAGGCATATGCCGATGAACTCGGTCCGATCGACGTGCTCTTCAATTGCGCCGGCTTCGTACATGCTGGCACCATCCTCGACTGCGAGGAGAAGGATTGGGATTTCTCCTTCAATCTCAATGCCAAGGCGATGTACACGACTTGCCGCACCTTCCTGCCGGGCATGCTCGAAAAGGGCAAAGGCTCGATCGTCAACATGTCCTCGGTCGCCTCCAGTGTGAAGGGCGTACCGAATCGCTTCGCCTACTGCGCCTCCAAGGCAGCGGTGATCGGCCTCACCAAGTCGATCGCCGCCGATTTCGTCGCCAAGGGTATCCGCGTCAATGCCATTTGCCCCGGCACGGTCGACAGCCCCTCGCTGCATGAGCGCCTGCGCGCCACCGGCGATTATGAGAAGGCGATGAAGGACTTCATCGCCCGCCAGCCGATGGGCCGCATCGCGACTGCCGAGGAGATCGCTGCCCTGGTGACCTATCTCGCCGGCGACGAGGCGGGTTTCACCACCGGTCAGATCCATGTCATCGACGGTGGCTGGACGGCTTGA
- a CDS encoding carbohydrate ABC transporter permease: MDRNAEQRMRRRIGKVAYLIGLFIAMLIICLPGFWIILSSLRPTVEIMAKPPVWIPQELSLDAYRAMFGGAGQGGIPVWDYFRNSLVISVTSTVIALIIGMSGGYAFARFRFTGKSAVFLGLMLTRSVPGVALSLPLFMVYARLGIIDTHFGLILTYVALNVPFTIWLIDGFFRQVPKDLAEAAQIDGCTRWQAFWQVEFPLAGPGIASAGIFAFLTCWNEYALASQLTRSVDSKTLPVGLLDYTAEFTIDWRGMCALAVVMIVPALALTFIIQKHLVSGLTFGAVKG, from the coding sequence ATGGATCGCAACGCTGAACAACGCATGCGCCGCCGCATCGGAAAAGTCGCCTATCTCATCGGCCTTTTCATCGCGATGCTCATCATCTGCCTGCCGGGCTTCTGGATCATCCTCAGCTCGCTGCGGCCCACGGTCGAGATCATGGCGAAGCCGCCGGTTTGGATCCCGCAGGAGCTGTCGCTCGATGCCTATCGCGCCATGTTTGGTGGGGCGGGACAGGGCGGCATCCCCGTTTGGGATTATTTCCGTAATTCGCTGGTGATTTCCGTCACCTCTACCGTCATTGCGCTGATCATCGGCATGTCCGGCGGCTATGCCTTCGCGCGCTTCCGCTTCACCGGCAAATCCGCGGTGTTCCTCGGCCTGATGCTGACGCGCTCCGTGCCGGGCGTCGCGCTATCGCTGCCGCTCTTCATGGTCTATGCACGGCTCGGCATCATCGACACGCATTTCGGCCTGATCCTCACCTATGTCGCGCTGAATGTGCCTTTCACCATCTGGCTGATCGACGGTTTCTTCCGGCAGGTGCCGAAGGACCTCGCCGAAGCCGCGCAGATCGACGGCTGCACGCGCTGGCAAGCCTTCTGGCAGGTGGAATTTCCGCTCGCCGGCCCCGGCATCGCATCCGCCGGCATCTTCGCCTTTCTCACCTGCTGGAACGAATATGCATTGGCCTCGCAGCTCACGCGCTCCGTCGATTCCAAGACACTCCCGGTCGGGCTGCTCGACTATACGGCGGAATTCACCATCGACTGGCGCGGCATGTGCGCTCTCGCGGTGGTGATGATCGTTCCGGCGCTCGCTCTCACCTTCATTATTCAGAAGCATCTGGTGTCCGGTCTGACATTCGGTGCGGTCAAAGGTTGA
- a CDS encoding MaoC/PaaZ C-terminal domain-containing protein, producing the protein MAQQRIYFEDYELGHVRITTGRTITETDFVVHAGHTGDFFPHHMDAEFAKTLPGGQRIAHGTMIFSIGVGLTASLINPVAFSYGYDRLRFIRPVHIGDTIRTRVTISAKEDDPKRPASGRVVERCEVLNQRDEVVLAADHILIVERKAAN; encoded by the coding sequence ATGGCCCAACAAAGGATCTACTTTGAAGACTATGAGCTCGGCCACGTCCGCATAACGACCGGACGCACGATCACCGAGACCGATTTCGTTGTCCATGCCGGCCACACCGGCGATTTCTTTCCGCATCATATGGACGCGGAATTCGCCAAGACCTTGCCTGGCGGTCAGCGCATTGCCCACGGCACGATGATCTTCTCGATCGGCGTCGGGCTGACGGCCTCACTCATCAATCCCGTCGCCTTTTCCTATGGCTACGACCGGCTGCGGTTCATTCGCCCTGTGCATATCGGCGACACGATCCGCACGCGGGTGACGATATCGGCGAAAGAGGACGATCCGAAGCGCCCGGCGTCCGGCCGCGTTGTCGAGCGTTGCGAAGTGCTGAACCAGCGCGACGAGGTCGTCCTCGCCGCCGACCATATTCTGATCGTCGAGCGCAAAGCGGCAAACTGA
- a CDS encoding sugar ABC transporter substrate-binding protein, giving the protein MRNLKAGLAAGVLALLASSAAFAADLPGKFPGVTIDAKLIGGQQYEPLYGRISEWEKETGAKVNILSKKNHFELDKEIKSDMASGDISWCVGSNHSSFAPQYPDLYTDLGKLLPKEEIAKFVDSTIEASTIDGRLVMLPRAQFDVSALYYQKSLYNDEAKKTAFKTKYGYDLAPPKTWKEVSDQATFFANPPNFFGTQFPGKEEAINGRFYEMLVAEGGEYLDKDGKPAFNSEAGVRALDWFVNMYKAKAVPAGTTNYLWDDLGAGFASGTVALDLDWPGWATYFNDPKSSKIAGNVGVVVQPVGSAGKHTGWSGHHGFSVTEACKNKDAAASLVWFLTNDDSQKLEAANGTLPTRKAVWEWDIQQAASDPYKKEVLSTFQESMKYAFPVPRTPQWIEISNVVYPELQAAILGDKTSKEALDTAAQKATDVLKDAGAL; this is encoded by the coding sequence ATGAGGAATTTGAAGGCCGGTCTTGCCGCCGGCGTATTGGCATTGCTCGCGAGCTCCGCGGCCTTTGCCGCCGACCTGCCCGGCAAGTTCCCGGGCGTGACGATCGACGCCAAGCTGATCGGTGGCCAGCAATACGAGCCGCTTTATGGGCGCATTTCCGAGTGGGAGAAGGAGACCGGCGCCAAGGTCAACATCCTCTCCAAGAAGAACCACTTCGAGCTCGACAAGGAAATCAAGTCGGACATGGCGTCGGGCGATATTTCCTGGTGCGTCGGCTCGAACCACTCGTCCTTCGCCCCTCAGTATCCCGACCTCTATACTGACCTCGGCAAGCTGCTGCCGAAGGAAGAGATCGCCAAGTTCGTCGATTCGACCATCGAGGCATCGACCATCGACGGCCGGCTAGTCATGCTGCCGCGCGCTCAGTTCGACGTTTCGGCACTCTACTATCAGAAGAGCCTCTACAACGATGAGGCCAAGAAGACGGCGTTCAAGACCAAGTACGGCTACGACCTGGCGCCGCCGAAGACCTGGAAGGAAGTGTCAGACCAGGCAACCTTCTTCGCCAATCCGCCGAACTTCTTCGGCACGCAGTTCCCCGGCAAGGAAGAGGCGATCAACGGCCGCTTCTATGAAATGCTGGTCGCCGAAGGCGGCGAATATCTCGATAAGGACGGCAAACCGGCCTTCAATTCCGAAGCCGGCGTGCGCGCGCTCGACTGGTTCGTGAACATGTACAAGGCGAAGGCCGTTCCGGCCGGCACGACCAACTATCTTTGGGACGATCTCGGCGCCGGTTTTGCGTCGGGCACCGTCGCGCTCGATCTCGATTGGCCGGGCTGGGCGACCTACTTCAACGATCCGAAGTCCTCGAAGATCGCCGGCAATGTCGGCGTCGTCGTGCAGCCTGTCGGTTCGGCCGGCAAGCACACCGGCTGGTCCGGCCATCACGGCTTCTCCGTGACGGAAGCGTGCAAGAACAAGGATGCCGCCGCCTCGCTCGTCTGGTTCCTTACCAACGACGATTCGCAGAAGCTCGAAGCCGCCAACGGCACGCTGCCGACCCGCAAGGCCGTCTGGGAATGGGACATCCAACAGGCTGCATCCGATCCTTACAAGAAGGAAGTGCTCAGCACTTTCCAGGAATCGATGAAGTATGCCTTCCCGGTTCCGCGCACGCCGCAATGGATCGAGATTTCCAACGTCGTCTATCCTGAGCTTCAGGCCGCCATCCTCGGCGACAAGACCTCCAAGGAAGCGCTCGACACGGCCGCACAAAAGGCAACCGACGTCCTGAAGGACGCCGGCGCACTCTGA
- a CDS encoding DUF1328 domain-containing protein produces MLKWALIFFVISLIAGFFGFSGVSAATATIARVLFALFLIVFLVFLIMAVMAGNAVL; encoded by the coding sequence ATGCTGAAATGGGCTCTGATATTCTTCGTGATTTCGTTGATAGCCGGCTTTTTCGGCTTTTCCGGCGTCTCGGCCGCAACAGCGACGATCGCCCGCGTGCTCTTCGCGCTCTTCCTGATCGTTTTCCTGGTGTTCCTGATCATGGCAGTGATGGCCGGTAACGCGGTGCTCTAA